A genomic window from Sorex araneus isolate mSorAra2 chromosome 2, mSorAra2.pri, whole genome shotgun sequence includes:
- the PKNOX1 gene encoding homeobox protein PKNOX1 isoform X3, protein MMATQTLSLDSYQDGQQVVTELKTEQDPTCSEPDVEAVSSPPVGSQTPMDADKQAIYRHPLFPLLALLFEKCEQSTQGSEATTSASFDVDIENFVRKQEKEGKPFFCEDPETDNLMVKAIQVLRIHLLELEKVNELCKDFCSRYIACLKTKMNSETLLSGEPGSPYSPVQAQQLQSAITGTLSPQGLVVPASALQQGNVAMATVAGGTVYQPVTVVTPQGQVVTQALSPGTIRIQNSQLQLQLNQDLSVLQQDDGSAKNKRGVLPKHATNVMRSWLFQHIGHPYPTEDEKKQIAAQTNLTLLQVNNWFINARRRILQPMLDSSCSETPKTKKKTAQNRPVQRFWPDSIASGATQPAPSDLAMSEGAVVTIATPVSMSVDSLQSLSSDGATLAVQQVMMAEQSEDESEDSTGDGGAGLTPSHMGGLVLEHSDSLQ, encoded by the exons ATGATGGCAACACAGACGCTGAGCCTAGACAGCTACCAGGACGGGCAGCAG GTGGTGACAGAGCTGAAGACAGAGCAGGACCCCACGTGCTCCGAGCCCGATGTGGAAGCCGTGAGCTCACCGCCCGTGGGCTCCCAGACCCCCATGGACGCCGACAAGCAGGCCATCTACAG GCACCCCCTGTTCCCGCTGCTGGCCCTGCTCTTCGAGAAGTGCGAGCAGTCCACGCAGGGCTCCGAGGCCACCACATCCGCCAGCTTCGACGTGGACATCGAGAACTTTGTGCGGaagcaggagaaggaggggaagccCTTCTTCTGCGAGGACCCCGAGACCGACAACCTA ATGGTCAAGGCCATCCAGGTGCTGCGGATCCACCTGCTGGAGCTGGAGAAGGTGAACGAGCTGTGCAAGGACTTCTGCAGCCGCTACATCGCCTGCCTGAAGACCAAGATGAACAGCGAGACGCTGCTGAGCGGGGAGCCGGGCAGCCCCTACTCCCCCGTGCAGGCCCAG CAGCTGCAGAGTGCCATCACGGGCACGCTCAGCCCCCAGGGACTCGTGGTGCCGGCGTCTGCGCTGCAGCAGGGGAACGTGGCCATGGCGACCGTGGCAG GCGGCACCGTATACCAGCCCGTCACGGTTGTCACGCCCCAAGGCCAGGTCGTGACCCAGGCCCTGTCGCCTGGGACCATCAGGATCCAGAACTCTCAG CTGCAGCTGCAACTGAACCAGGACCTGAGCGTCCTGCAGCAGGACGACGGCTCGGCCAAGAACAAAAGGGGCGTCCTGCCGAAGCACGCCACCAACGTCATGCGCTCCTGGCTCTTCCAGCACATCGGG CACCCCTACCCCACGGAGGATGAGAAGAAGCAGATCGCGGCACAAACCAACCTCACACTGCTTCAGGTCAACAACTG GTTCATCAATGCCAGGAGGCGCATCCTTCAGCCCATGCTGGACTCCAGCTGCTCAGAGACAccgaagacgaagaagaagacggCCCAGAACAGGCCCGTCCAGAGGTTCTGGCCTGACTCCATCGCGTCCGGCGCCACCCAGCCAGCCCCCAGTGACCTGGCCATGTCGGAAG GCGCCGTGGTGACCATCGCCACGCCCGTGAGCATGAGCGTGGACAGCCTGCAGTCCCTGTCCTCGGACGGCGCCACGCTGGCCGTGCAGCAGGTGATGATGGCGGAGCAGAGCGAGGACGAGTCGGAGGACAGCACGGGGGACGGTGGCGCGGGGCTGACCCCCAGCCACATGGGCGGGCTGGTGCTGGAGCACAGCGACTCCCTGCAGTAG
- the CBS gene encoding cystathionine beta-synthase, producing MPSETPQVQEGPARCPHLSGDMDAKGRQWIRPDTPSRCSWQLGRPASDSPHRHTAPVSPPKILPNILQKIGNTPMVRINKIGKDFGLKCELLAKCEFFNAGGSVKDRIALRMIEDAERAGTLKPGDTIIEPTSGNTGIGLALAAAVKGYRCIIVMPEKMSNEKVDVLRALGAEIVRTPTSAKFDAPESHVGVAWRLKNEIPNSHILDQYRNASNPLAHYDTTAEEILQQCDGKLDMLVASAGTGGTITGIARKLKEKCPSCKIIGVDPEGSILAQPEELNRTDLTVYEVEGIGYDFVPTVLDRAVVDKWIKSNDEESFAVSRMLIAKEGLLCGGSAGSTVSAALKAAQELQEGQRCVVILPDSVRNYMSKFLSDKWMQQKGFLEEAALAGKKPWWWHRRVQELKLAPPLTVLPTVLCDHTIEILREKGFDQAPVLDESGEILGVVTLGNMLSCLLAEKAQPGDPVRSVVEKQFKQVRPSDTLGQLSRALEGSPFALVLQEQAQQPGLAQRPGVLAVVTPIDLLDFVAAGERAGSRPGSA from the exons ATGCCTTCCGAGACGCCCCAGGTGCAGGAGGGGCCTGCGCGCTGCCCCCACCTCTCGGGGGACATGGACGCCAAGGGACGCCAGTGGATCCGGCCCGACACGCCCAGCAGGTGCTCCTGGCAGCTGGGCAGGCCCGCCTCCGACTCCCCGCACCGCCACACTGCCCC GGTGAGTCCCCCCAAGATCTTGCCGAACATCCTGCAGAAGATCGGGAACACGCCCATGGTGAGGATCAACAAAATCGGGAAGGACTTTGGCCTCAAGTGTGAGCTGC tgGCCAAGTGCGAGTTCTTCAACGCGGGTGGGAGCGTGAAGGACCGAATCGCCCTGCGCATGATCGAGGACGCCGAGCGGGCCGGCACGCTGAAGCCCGGGGACACCATCATTGAACCCACGTCGGGGAACACGG GCATCGGGCTGGCTCTGGCCGCTGCCGTGAAGGGTTACCGCTGCATCATCGTGATGCCGGAGAAGATGAGCAACGAAAAG GTGGACGTCCTGCGGGCCCTGGGCGCGGAGATCGTGAGGACGCCCACCAGTGCCAAGTTTGATGCCCCGGAGTCTCACGTGGGTGTGGCGTGGAGGCTGAAGAACGAGATCCCCAACTCTCACATCCTCGACCAG TACCGCAACGCCAGCAACCCCCTGGCCCACTACGACACGACAGCCGAGGAGATCCTGCAGCAGTGTGACG GAAAGCTGGACATGCTGGTGGCCTCGGCCGGCACCGGGGGCACCATCACGGGCATCGCCAGGAAGCTGAAGGAGAAGTGTCCCAGCTGCAAA ATCATTGGGGTGGACCCCGAAGGCTCCATCCTGGCCCAGCCCGAGGAGCTGAACCGGACGGACCTGACGGTGTATGAAGTGGAGGGCATCGGCTATGACTTTGTGCCCACGGTGCTGGACAGGGCG GTGGTGGACAAGTGGATCAAGAGCAACGATGAGGAGTCCTTTGCGGTGTCCCGCATGCTTATTGCCAAGGAGGGGCTGCTGTGCG GCGGCAGCGCGGGCAGCACCGTGTCGGCGGCCCTGAAGGCGGCCCAGGAGCTGCAGGAGGGCCAGCGCTGCGTGGTGATTCTGCCGGACTCCGTGCGCAATTACAT GTCCAAGTTCCTGAGCGACAAGTGGATGCAGCagaagggcttcctggaggaggcggccCTGGCGGGGAAGAAACCATG GTGGTGGCACAGGAGGGTGCAGGAGCTGAAGCTGGCGCCGCCACTCACAGTGCTCCCCACGGTGCTCTGCGACCACACTATTGAGATCCTGCGCGAGAAGGGCTTCGACCAGGCGCCGGTGCTCGACGAGTCGGG GGAGATTCTGGGCGTGGTGACGCTGGGGAACATGCTGTCGTGTCTGCTGGCCGAGAAGGCGCAGCCTGGGGACCCGGTCCGCAGCGTCGTCGAGAAGCAGTTCAAGCAG GTGCGGCCGTCGGACACGCTGGGCCAGCTGTCGCGCGCGCTGGAGGGCAGCCCATTCGCCCTGGTGCTGCAGGAGCAGGCGCAGC AGCCCGGCCTTGCCCAGAGACCCGGCGTGCTGGCTGTGGTGACGCCCATCGACCTGCTGGACTTCGTGGCCGCGGGCGAGAGGGCCGGGAGCCGCCCGGGGAGCGCCTAG
- the PKNOX1 gene encoding homeobox protein PKNOX1 isoform X1: MMATQTLSLDSYQDGQQMQVVTELKTEQDPTCSEPDVEAVSSPPVGSQTPMDADKQAIYRHPLFPLLALLFEKCEQSTQGSEATTSASFDVDIENFVRKQEKEGKPFFCEDPETDNLMVKAIQVLRIHLLELEKVNELCKDFCSRYIACLKTKMNSETLLSGEPGSPYSPVQAQQLQSAITGTLSPQGLVVPASALQQGNVAMATVAGGTVYQPVTVVTPQGQVVTQALSPGTIRIQNSQLQLQLNQDLSVLQQDDGSAKNKRGVLPKHATNVMRSWLFQHIGHPYPTEDEKKQIAAQTNLTLLQVNNWFINARRRILQPMLDSSCSETPKTKKKTAQNRPVQRFWPDSIASGATQPAPSDLAMSEGAVVTIATPVSMSVDSLQSLSSDGATLAVQQVMMAEQSEDESEDSTGDGGAGLTPSHMGGLVLEHSDSLQ, encoded by the exons ATGATGGCAACACAGACGCTGAGCCTAGACAGCTACCAGGACGGGCAGCAG ATGCAGGTGGTGACAGAGCTGAAGACAGAGCAGGACCCCACGTGCTCCGAGCCCGATGTGGAAGCCGTGAGCTCACCGCCCGTGGGCTCCCAGACCCCCATGGACGCCGACAAGCAGGCCATCTACAG GCACCCCCTGTTCCCGCTGCTGGCCCTGCTCTTCGAGAAGTGCGAGCAGTCCACGCAGGGCTCCGAGGCCACCACATCCGCCAGCTTCGACGTGGACATCGAGAACTTTGTGCGGaagcaggagaaggaggggaagccCTTCTTCTGCGAGGACCCCGAGACCGACAACCTA ATGGTCAAGGCCATCCAGGTGCTGCGGATCCACCTGCTGGAGCTGGAGAAGGTGAACGAGCTGTGCAAGGACTTCTGCAGCCGCTACATCGCCTGCCTGAAGACCAAGATGAACAGCGAGACGCTGCTGAGCGGGGAGCCGGGCAGCCCCTACTCCCCCGTGCAGGCCCAG CAGCTGCAGAGTGCCATCACGGGCACGCTCAGCCCCCAGGGACTCGTGGTGCCGGCGTCTGCGCTGCAGCAGGGGAACGTGGCCATGGCGACCGTGGCAG GCGGCACCGTATACCAGCCCGTCACGGTTGTCACGCCCCAAGGCCAGGTCGTGACCCAGGCCCTGTCGCCTGGGACCATCAGGATCCAGAACTCTCAG CTGCAGCTGCAACTGAACCAGGACCTGAGCGTCCTGCAGCAGGACGACGGCTCGGCCAAGAACAAAAGGGGCGTCCTGCCGAAGCACGCCACCAACGTCATGCGCTCCTGGCTCTTCCAGCACATCGGG CACCCCTACCCCACGGAGGATGAGAAGAAGCAGATCGCGGCACAAACCAACCTCACACTGCTTCAGGTCAACAACTG GTTCATCAATGCCAGGAGGCGCATCCTTCAGCCCATGCTGGACTCCAGCTGCTCAGAGACAccgaagacgaagaagaagacggCCCAGAACAGGCCCGTCCAGAGGTTCTGGCCTGACTCCATCGCGTCCGGCGCCACCCAGCCAGCCCCCAGTGACCTGGCCATGTCGGAAG GCGCCGTGGTGACCATCGCCACGCCCGTGAGCATGAGCGTGGACAGCCTGCAGTCCCTGTCCTCGGACGGCGCCACGCTGGCCGTGCAGCAGGTGATGATGGCGGAGCAGAGCGAGGACGAGTCGGAGGACAGCACGGGGGACGGTGGCGCGGGGCTGACCCCCAGCCACATGGGCGGGCTGGTGCTGGAGCACAGCGACTCCCTGCAGTAG
- the PKNOX1 gene encoding homeobox protein PKNOX1 isoform X2, with the protein MMATQTLSLDSYQDGQQMQVVTELKTEQDPTCSEPDVEAVSSPPVGSQTPMDADKQAIYRHPLFPLLALLFEKCEQSTQGSEATTSASFDVDIENFVRKQEKEGKPFFCEDPETDNLMVKAIQVLRIHLLELEKVNELCKDFCSRYIACLKTKMNSETLLSGEPGSPYSPVQAQLQSAITGTLSPQGLVVPASALQQGNVAMATVAGGTVYQPVTVVTPQGQVVTQALSPGTIRIQNSQLQLQLNQDLSVLQQDDGSAKNKRGVLPKHATNVMRSWLFQHIGHPYPTEDEKKQIAAQTNLTLLQVNNWFINARRRILQPMLDSSCSETPKTKKKTAQNRPVQRFWPDSIASGATQPAPSDLAMSEGAVVTIATPVSMSVDSLQSLSSDGATLAVQQVMMAEQSEDESEDSTGDGGAGLTPSHMGGLVLEHSDSLQ; encoded by the exons ATGATGGCAACACAGACGCTGAGCCTAGACAGCTACCAGGACGGGCAGCAG ATGCAGGTGGTGACAGAGCTGAAGACAGAGCAGGACCCCACGTGCTCCGAGCCCGATGTGGAAGCCGTGAGCTCACCGCCCGTGGGCTCCCAGACCCCCATGGACGCCGACAAGCAGGCCATCTACAG GCACCCCCTGTTCCCGCTGCTGGCCCTGCTCTTCGAGAAGTGCGAGCAGTCCACGCAGGGCTCCGAGGCCACCACATCCGCCAGCTTCGACGTGGACATCGAGAACTTTGTGCGGaagcaggagaaggaggggaagccCTTCTTCTGCGAGGACCCCGAGACCGACAACCTA ATGGTCAAGGCCATCCAGGTGCTGCGGATCCACCTGCTGGAGCTGGAGAAGGTGAACGAGCTGTGCAAGGACTTCTGCAGCCGCTACATCGCCTGCCTGAAGACCAAGATGAACAGCGAGACGCTGCTGAGCGGGGAGCCGGGCAGCCCCTACTCCCCCGTGCAGGCCCAG CTGCAGAGTGCCATCACGGGCACGCTCAGCCCCCAGGGACTCGTGGTGCCGGCGTCTGCGCTGCAGCAGGGGAACGTGGCCATGGCGACCGTGGCAG GCGGCACCGTATACCAGCCCGTCACGGTTGTCACGCCCCAAGGCCAGGTCGTGACCCAGGCCCTGTCGCCTGGGACCATCAGGATCCAGAACTCTCAG CTGCAGCTGCAACTGAACCAGGACCTGAGCGTCCTGCAGCAGGACGACGGCTCGGCCAAGAACAAAAGGGGCGTCCTGCCGAAGCACGCCACCAACGTCATGCGCTCCTGGCTCTTCCAGCACATCGGG CACCCCTACCCCACGGAGGATGAGAAGAAGCAGATCGCGGCACAAACCAACCTCACACTGCTTCAGGTCAACAACTG GTTCATCAATGCCAGGAGGCGCATCCTTCAGCCCATGCTGGACTCCAGCTGCTCAGAGACAccgaagacgaagaagaagacggCCCAGAACAGGCCCGTCCAGAGGTTCTGGCCTGACTCCATCGCGTCCGGCGCCACCCAGCCAGCCCCCAGTGACCTGGCCATGTCGGAAG GCGCCGTGGTGACCATCGCCACGCCCGTGAGCATGAGCGTGGACAGCCTGCAGTCCCTGTCCTCGGACGGCGCCACGCTGGCCGTGCAGCAGGTGATGATGGCGGAGCAGAGCGAGGACGAGTCGGAGGACAGCACGGGGGACGGTGGCGCGGGGCTGACCCCCAGCCACATGGGCGGGCTGGTGCTGGAGCACAGCGACTCCCTGCAGTAG